From a single Osmerus mordax isolate fOsmMor3 chromosome 6, fOsmMor3.pri, whole genome shotgun sequence genomic region:
- the kcnn4 gene encoding intermediate conductance calcium-activated potassium channel protein 4 isoform X2, with protein MSSRTRGQSTDKREAGQGEDEAAVDGDRENGNSRAKCAMEMTSHNINNDSKVDGMNCDGLINRNGGDTTEISVPLSHTGKRVTPIEGDNLYRLRDRKFLLEDKKRLCAWALGTALLGILLMILHAELCPFAYEPGSSYAFIINCSISMSTGCLLVLILAFHYKDIRLFIIDHNQVDWRIAMTTHRVFGVSLELLVCAIHPVGTYWELAVPLTQDGDELEANSSSTSSASLCVSSRHGEALLNTELLLSALMFLRLYLVHRAILLHSKVLLSASYRSIGSLNNINFTFRFVLKVLMNKYPGRTLLVFILLFWLIASWMLTLCERQTQAGTGRIDTALWLIAITFLTVGYGDVAPNTSCGKVVCLFTGVMGVACTAMLVAVMTKKLALNKGEKHVHFFMMDIQISKRIRHAAANVLRECWLLHRTDLAKGSTGEHRRHQRCLLEAIRAFRHLRLKQRKLRDYASEMVDLPKMQMIMCDLSANWNNSYRELEQRIISMEQKLDELTRCFQQTSELLAQVLHHPQNR; from the exons ATGTCTTCTCGCACTCGGGGGCAGAGCACCGACAAAAGGGAAGCTGGACAAGGAGAGGACGAGGCAGCAGTGGACGGCGACAGGGAGAACGGCAACAGCCGTGCCAAGTGCGCTATGGAGATGACCTCCCACAACATCAACAACGATTCAAAAGTGGACGGTATGAACTGCGATGGATTGATCAATCGAAACGGCGGGGACACGACGGAAATATCTGTCCCACTATCCCACACAGGGAAGCGGGTGACCCCTATTGAGGGGGACAATCTTTACAGACTGCGAGACAGAAAGTTTTTGCTGGAGGACAAAAAGCGCCTGTGCGCGTGGGCTTTGGGCACAGCTCTGCTTGGAATACTGCTCATGATCTTGCACGCGGAGCTGTGTCCATTTGCTTATGAGCCG GGCTCCAGCTACGCCTTTATCATCAACTGCTCCATCAGTATGTCCACAGGGTGCCTTCTGGTTCTCATTTTAGCCTTCCACTATAAGGACATCAGG CTTTTCATCATCGATCACAACCAAGTGGACTGGCGGATAGCCATGACGACCCACAGAGTGTTTGGCGTCTCCTTGGAGCTCCTCGTCTGTGCCATCCATCCGGTGGGCACCTACTGGGAGCTGGCCGTCCCCTTGACCCAGGACGGAGACGAGCTCGAGGCCAActcttcttccacctcctccgcgtctctgtgtgtgtcctcccgcCACGGGGAGGCGCTGTTGAACACGGAGCTGTTGCTGTCTGCGCTGATGTTCCTGCGTCTCTACCTGGTGCACAGGGCCATCCTGCTGCACAGCAAAGTGCTCCTGAGCGCCTCCTACAGGAGCATCGGCTCCCTCAACAACATCAACTTCACCTTCCGCTTCGTGCTCAAGGTGCTGATGAACAAGTACCCTGGGCGCACGCTGCTGGTGTTTATCCTCCTCTTCTGGCTCATCGCTTCCTGGATGCTCACGCTGTGTGAGAG GCAGACGCAGGCAGGGACGGGCCGCATCGACACGGCGCTGTGGCTCATCGCAATCACCTTCCTCACCGTCGGCTACGGCGACGTGGCACCCAACACCAGCTGCGGCAAAGTGGTGTGTCTGTTCACCGGAGTCATG ggAGTGGCCTGCACCGCCATGCTTGTGGCTGTCATGACCAAGAAGCTGGCTCTAAACAAAGGAGAGAAGCATGTGCACTTCTTCATGATGGACATTCAGATCTCCAAACGG ATACGCCACGCTGCGGCCAACGTGCTGAGGGAGTGCTGGCTGCTGCATCGCACGGACCTGGCCAAGGGCAGCACCGGAGAGCACCGGAGACACCAGAGATGTCTGCTGGAGGCCATCAGAGC ATTTCGGCATTTgcgtctcaagcagagaaaatTGAGAGACTACGCCAGTGAGATGGTTGACCTCCCCAAG ATGCAGATGATCATGTGTGACCTCAGTGCCAACTGGAACAACTCGTACCGCGAGCTGGAGCAACGAATCATCTCCATGGAACAGAAGCTGGACGAGCTCACGCGCTGCTTCCAGCAGACCTCTGAGCTTCTGGCACAAGTCTTGCACCACCCACAGAACAG GTGA
- the kcnn4 gene encoding intermediate conductance calcium-activated potassium channel protein 4 isoform X1, with protein MSSRTRGQSTDKREAGQGEDEAAVDGDRENGNSRAKCAMEMTSHNINNDSKVDGMNCDGLINRNGGDTTEISVPLSHTGKRVTPIEGDNLYRLRDRKFLLEDKKRLCAWALGTALLGILLMILHAELCPFAYEPGSSYAFIINCSISMSTGCLLVLILAFHYKDIRLFIIDHNQVDWRIAMTTHRVFGVSLELLVCAIHPVGTYWELAVPLTQDGDELEANSSSTSSASLCVSSRHGEALLNTELLLSALMFLRLYLVHRAILLHSKVLLSASYRSIGSLNNINFTFRFVLKVLMNKYPGRTLLVFILLFWLIASWMLTLCERQTQAGTGRIDTALWLIAITFLTVGYGDVAPNTSCGKVVCLFTGVMGVACTAMLVAVMTKKLALNKGEKHVHFFMMDIQISKRIRHAAANVLRECWLLHRTDLAKGSTGEHRRHQRCLLEAIRAFRHLRLKQRKLRDYASEMVDLPKMQMIMCDLSANWNNSYRELEQRIISMEQKLDELTRCFQQTSELLAQVLHHPQNR; from the exons ATGTCTTCTCGCACTCGGGGGCAGAGCACCGACAAAAGGGAAGCTGGACAAGGAGAGGACGAGGCAGCAGTGGACGGCGACAGGGAGAACGGCAACAGCCGTGCCAAGTGCGCTATGGAGATGACCTCCCACAACATCAACAACGATTCAAAAGTGGACGGTATGAACTGCGATGGATTGATCAATCGAAACGGCGGGGACACGACGGAAATATCTGTCCCACTATCCCACACAGGGAAGCGGGTGACCCCTATTGAGGGGGACAATCTTTACAGACTGCGAGACAGAAAGTTTTTGCTGGAGGACAAAAAGCGCCTGTGCGCGTGGGCTTTGGGCACAGCTCTGCTTGGAATACTGCTCATGATCTTGCACGCGGAGCTGTGTCCATTTGCTTATGAGCCG GGCTCCAGCTACGCCTTTATCATCAACTGCTCCATCAGTATGTCCACAGGGTGCCTTCTGGTTCTCATTTTAGCCTTCCACTATAAGGACATCAGG CTTTTCATCATCGATCACAACCAAGTGGACTGGCGGATAGCCATGACGACCCACAGAGTGTTTGGCGTCTCCTTGGAGCTCCTCGTCTGTGCCATCCATCCGGTGGGCACCTACTGGGAGCTGGCCGTCCCCTTGACCCAGGACGGAGACGAGCTCGAGGCCAActcttcttccacctcctccgcgtctctgtgtgtgtcctcccgcCACGGGGAGGCGCTGTTGAACACGGAGCTGTTGCTGTCTGCGCTGATGTTCCTGCGTCTCTACCTGGTGCACAGGGCCATCCTGCTGCACAGCAAAGTGCTCCTGAGCGCCTCCTACAGGAGCATCGGCTCCCTCAACAACATCAACTTCACCTTCCGCTTCGTGCTCAAGGTGCTGATGAACAAGTACCCTGGGCGCACGCTGCTGGTGTTTATCCTCCTCTTCTGGCTCATCGCTTCCTGGATGCTCACGCTGTGTGAGAG GCAGACGCAGGCAGGGACGGGCCGCATCGACACGGCGCTGTGGCTCATCGCAATCACCTTCCTCACCGTCGGCTACGGCGACGTGGCACCCAACACCAGCTGCGGCAAAGTGGTGTGTCTGTTCACCGGAGTCATG ggAGTGGCCTGCACCGCCATGCTTGTGGCTGTCATGACCAAGAAGCTGGCTCTAAACAAAGGAGAGAAGCATGTGCACTTCTTCATGATGGACATTCAGATCTCCAAACGG ATACGCCACGCTGCGGCCAACGTGCTGAGGGAGTGCTGGCTGCTGCATCGCACGGACCTGGCCAAGGGCAGCACCGGAGAGCACCGGAGACACCAGAGATGTCTGCTGGAGGCCATCAGAGC ATTTCGGCATTTgcgtctcaagcagagaaaatTGAGAGACTACGCCAGTGAGATGGTTGACCTCCCCAAG ATGCAGATGATCATGTGTGACCTCAGTGCCAACTGGAACAACTCGTACCGCGAGCTGGAGCAACGAATCATCTCCATGGAACAGAAGCTGGACGAGCTCACGCGCTGCTTCCAGCAGACCTCTGAGCTTCTGGCACAAGTCTTGCACCACCCACAGAACAGGTAA
- the LOC136944709 gene encoding phospholipase A2 inhibitor and Ly6/PLAUR domain-containing protein-like isoform X1, translated as MHFVVLFVGCALFSTAFTLNCYECVPGASGSCVDTQKTCPSSTQCAAMRVTSYAGGSKIVDMTAKSCAAPAECLTGSLNFGISRTLLNSKCCATDLCNSQTVPESSSDTPNGKQCYTCNGQDCLNPLNCLGDENSCISTTTEVSGQKVSMKGCASKSLCTGSMSAQLPGMSFKLDCCEGNLCNDARSLAASLLLLVAPLLSVALFH; from the exons ATGCATTTTGTCGTACTTTTCGTTGGATGTGCGCTGTTTTCCACAG CCTTCACACTCAACTGTTACGAGTGCGTACCCGGGGCATCAGGATCATGCGTGGATACCCAGAAGACATGTCCCAGTTCCACTCAATGTGCAGCAATGAGGGTCACATCTTACGCGG GAGGGTCAAAAATTGTAGATATGACGGCGAAGAGCTGTGCTGCGCCTGCTGAGTGCCTGACAGGGTCGCTTAACTTCGGAATCTCAAGGACATTGCTAAATAGCAAGTGCTGCGCCACAGACCTCTGCAACTCTCAGACTGTCCCAG AATCCAGCAGTGAtaccccaaatgggaaacagtGCTACACATGCAACGGCCAGGATTGCCTCAACCCTCTAAACTGCCTGGGGGACGAGAATAGCTGTATCTCCACTACAA ctgAGGTCTCAGGCCAGAAGGTTTCCATGAAGGGATGTGCCAGCAAGAGCTTGTGTACAGGGTCCATGTCAGCTCAACTGCCAGGCATGAGCTTCAAGCTGGACTGCTGTGAAGGCAACCTGTGCAACGACGCGCGGAGCCTCGCCGCGAGCCTGCTGCTCCTGGTGgcccccctgctctctgtcgCCCTCTTCCACTGA
- the LOC136944709 gene encoding urokinase plasminogen activator surface receptor-like isoform X2, with amino-acid sequence MHFVVLFVGCALFSTESSSDTPNGKQCYTCNGQDCLNPLNCLGDENSCISTTTEVSGQKVSMKGCASKSLCTGSMSAQLPGMSFKLDCCEGNLCNDARSLAASLLLLVAPLLSVALFH; translated from the exons ATGCATTTTGTCGTACTTTTCGTTGGATGTGCGCTGTTTTCCACAG AATCCAGCAGTGAtaccccaaatgggaaacagtGCTACACATGCAACGGCCAGGATTGCCTCAACCCTCTAAACTGCCTGGGGGACGAGAATAGCTGTATCTCCACTACAA ctgAGGTCTCAGGCCAGAAGGTTTCCATGAAGGGATGTGCCAGCAAGAGCTTGTGTACAGGGTCCATGTCAGCTCAACTGCCAGGCATGAGCTTCAAGCTGGACTGCTGTGAAGGCAACCTGTGCAACGACGCGCGGAGCCTCGCCGCGAGCCTGCTGCTCCTGGTGgcccccctgctctctgtcgCCCTCTTCCACTGA
- the LOC136944721 gene encoding urokinase plasminogen activator surface receptor-like isoform X2 encodes MHFVVLFVGCALFSTESSSDTPNGKQCYTCNGQDCLNPLNCLGDENSCISTTTEVSGQKVSLKGCASKSLCTGSMSAQLPGMSFKLDCCEGNLCNDARSLAASLLLLVAPLLSVALFH; translated from the exons ATGCATTTTGTCGTACTTTTCGTTGGATGTGCGCTGTTTTCCACAG AATCCAGCAGTGAtaccccaaatgggaaacagtGCTACACATGCAACGGCCAGGATTGCCTCAACCCTCTAAACTGCCTGGGGGACGAGAATAGCTGTATCTCCACTACAA ctgAGGTCTCAGGCCAGAAGGTTTCCTTGAAGGGATGTGCCAGCAAGAGCTTGTGTACAGGGTCCATGTCAGCTCAACTGCCAGGCATGAGCTTCAAGCTGGACTGCTGTGAAGGCAACCTGTGCAACGACGCGCGGAGCCTCGCCGCGAGCCTGCTGCTCCTGGTGgcccccctgctctctgtcgCCCTCTTCCACTGA
- the LOC136944721 gene encoding urokinase plasminogen activator surface receptor-like isoform X1 codes for MHFVVLFVGCALFSTAFTLNCYECVPGASGSCVDTQKTCPSSTQCAAMRVTSYAGGSKIVDMTAKSCAAPAECLTGSLNFGISRTLLNSKCCATDLCNSQTVPESSSDTPNGKQCYTCNGQDCLNPLNCLGDENSCISTTTEVSGQKVSLKGCASKSLCTGSMSAQLPGMSFKLDCCEGNLCNDARSLAASLLLLVAPLLSVALFH; via the exons ATGCATTTTGTCGTACTTTTCGTTGGATGTGCGCTGTTTTCCACAG CCTTCACACTCAACTGTTACGAGTGCGTACCCGGGGCATCAGGATCATGCGTGGATACCCAGAAGACATGTCCCAGTTCCACTCAATGTGCAGCAATGAGGGTCACATCTTACGCGG GAGGGTCAAAAATTGTAGATATGACGGCGAAGAGCTGTGCTGCGCCTGCTGAGTGCCTGACAGGGTCGCTTAACTTCGGAATCTCAAGGACATTGCTAAATAGCAAGTGCTGCGCCACAGACCTCTGCAACTCTCAGACTGTCCCAG AATCCAGCAGTGAtaccccaaatgggaaacagtGCTACACATGCAACGGCCAGGATTGCCTCAACCCTCTAAACTGCCTGGGGGACGAGAATAGCTGTATCTCCACTACAA ctgAGGTCTCAGGCCAGAAGGTTTCCTTGAAGGGATGTGCCAGCAAGAGCTTGTGTACAGGGTCCATGTCAGCTCAACTGCCAGGCATGAGCTTCAAGCTGGACTGCTGTGAAGGCAACCTGTGCAACGACGCGCGGAGCCTCGCCGCGAGCCTGCTGCTCCTGGTGgcccccctgctctctgtcgCCCTCTTCCACTGA